The following are from one region of the Stanieria cyanosphaera PCC 7437 genome:
- a CDS encoding AI-2E family transporter, translating to MGLLPSRQPESQLWQSLNNSSLLRYLLLFGCGWSLILLINYFYDTIALFSAAAIFAVLLNYPVVWLSRYLPRGWAIAITFLGAIALLLGLTTWVGLEVLNQGQQLLIKLGNALNQQNLPFQDFLNQLEISKVIGTLQNGLASGLGIMQTIFSSVFTVIFGAVISLYMLIDGEKLWQLCLKLIPIAFRNRFAKIFQQSFLGFLRGQLLLMLFLSFSNLIIFALLGVNFPLILAVIIGLLDAIPGIGAILGVLVVTLLVFVSQGVAIAVKVVITCILLEQIQENFVRPKVMGDALELNPVLLFFALFIGQRVAGLLGIFLSIPIAGMIAAWMRSSEEDTKPGLEEVPENVVEQVPKT from the coding sequence ATGGGTCTACTACCATCACGCCAACCAGAATCCCAACTATGGCAAAGTCTGAATAATTCTAGCCTCCTGCGCTATCTCTTGTTGTTTGGCTGTGGCTGGAGCTTGATCTTACTGATTAATTACTTTTATGACACGATCGCTCTGTTTTCAGCAGCAGCTATCTTTGCCGTTCTCTTGAATTACCCAGTGGTTTGGCTATCCCGTTATCTTCCCAGAGGATGGGCGATCGCAATAACCTTTCTCGGCGCGATCGCTTTATTGCTTGGGCTGACTACTTGGGTCGGACTGGAAGTGCTCAATCAAGGACAGCAATTGCTAATCAAGCTCGGAAATGCCTTGAATCAACAAAACTTGCCGTTTCAGGATTTTCTCAACCAACTGGAAATCAGCAAAGTGATTGGCACACTACAAAATGGTCTGGCTTCCGGTTTAGGCATCATGCAGACAATCTTTTCTAGTGTTTTTACCGTAATTTTTGGAGCCGTCATCAGCCTTTATATGTTGATTGATGGGGAAAAGCTATGGCAGTTGTGTCTTAAGCTTATACCAATCGCTTTCCGAAATCGATTTGCCAAAATCTTTCAGCAAAGTTTTCTGGGATTTTTACGTGGGCAGTTGCTGTTGATGTTATTTTTGTCATTTTCCAACTTAATTATCTTTGCGCTTTTGGGCGTTAATTTTCCTTTGATTCTGGCTGTAATTATTGGTTTACTTGATGCTATTCCTGGAATTGGAGCTATCCTAGGAGTTTTGGTCGTTACTTTGTTAGTCTTTGTCTCTCAAGGTGTTGCGATCGCGGTCAAAGTAGTGATTACCTGCATCCTGCTCGAACAAATCCAGGAAAACTTTGTGCGTCCCAAAGTCATGGGCGATGCTTTGGAATTAAATCCGGTGCTTCTGTTTTTTGCTTTGTTTATTGGTCAACGGGTAGCTGGTTTGTTGGGCATCTTTCTTTCAATTCCGATCGCTGGTATGATTGCTGCCTGGATGCGATCGAGTGAGGAAGATACAAAACCAGGCCTGGAAGAAGTCCCCGAGAATGTTGTTGAGCAAGTGCCAAAGACGTGA
- a CDS encoding sensor histidine kinase — translation MFYRSRRNLARWFTFSMGTIFVLFAGVLYYLEAVDELEKLDRLLYKKTRVIATNLKYEFRTKTIDLENVPLLGNNTRLLNTELIYARWYSPKKQLMRFFGTPGFEKLTTQPGLETIRNETPWIRQLTLPVYQKGLLIGYLQVGTPLTSAQNNLTQLRLVLAIAVPISLGLIGITGWILAGIAMRPIRQAYEQLQRFTADASHELRAPLAAILTNAQVGLITPVKDGSQQLLRLEKITKLVESVSHLVSNLLFLARHEGGLAAESLPEIDLTDLLNTIAEEYQTQAKEKSLIFTFDLPTQPVTLSAEPNLLSQAVKNLLTNAYKYTPAGGKVQLRLFTRSRQALIIVEDSGIGIPEADLAHIFERFYRVDSERSRNTGGFGLGLAIVKQIIEAHGGKITVSSKLKQGSTFTIQLPL, via the coding sequence ATGTTTTACCGTAGTCGTCGCAATTTGGCTCGTTGGTTCACTTTCTCAATGGGAACTATTTTCGTCCTTTTTGCTGGAGTACTGTATTATTTAGAAGCGGTAGATGAGCTAGAAAAACTAGACCGCTTGCTCTACAAAAAAACTAGGGTAATTGCAACTAACCTAAAATATGAATTCAGAACCAAAACAATCGATTTAGAAAATGTTCCTTTGTTGGGAAATAATACACGACTGCTAAATACCGAACTGATCTACGCTCGTTGGTACAGTCCTAAAAAGCAACTGATGCGATTTTTTGGTACTCCTGGCTTTGAAAAGTTGACCACACAACCTGGCTTGGAAACGATTAGAAACGAAACTCCTTGGATTCGACAACTTACCCTACCCGTCTATCAAAAAGGACTATTGATTGGCTATCTTCAAGTTGGTACACCTTTAACCTCGGCTCAAAATAACTTAACTCAATTACGGTTAGTTTTGGCGATCGCTGTACCGATTTCTTTGGGTCTGATCGGTATTACTGGCTGGATCTTAGCAGGAATAGCAATGCGTCCAATTCGTCAAGCTTATGAGCAACTTCAGCGTTTTACAGCCGATGCTTCTCACGAACTACGCGCACCTTTAGCAGCTATTTTAACCAATGCTCAAGTTGGACTAATTACTCCTGTCAAAGATGGTTCGCAACAACTTCTTCGTTTGGAAAAAATTACTAAATTAGTTGAGTCTGTAAGTCATCTGGTTAGTAATTTGCTATTTTTGGCGCGCCATGAAGGAGGATTAGCTGCTGAATCTTTACCAGAGATCGATTTAACCGATTTGCTCAACACTATAGCCGAAGAATATCAAACTCAAGCAAAAGAAAAGAGTTTAATTTTTACCTTTGATTTGCCTACTCAACCAGTCACATTATCAGCCGAGCCAAACCTTTTATCTCAAGCAGTGAAGAATCTGCTTACTAACGCCTATAAATACACTCCCGCAGGAGGCAAAGTTCAGTTACGTTTGTTTACCCGTTCGCGTCAGGCTTTGATCATAGTAGAAGATAGTGGGATTGGCATTCCCGAAGCAGATTTAGCGCACATTTTTGAGCGATTTTATCGAGTTGATAGCGAGCGATCGCGTAATACTGGTGGTTTTGGTTTAGGACTTGCGATCGTCAAGCAAATCATTGAAGCTCACGGCGGTAAAATTACTGTTTCTTCAAAACTTAAGCAGGGAAGTACTTTTACAATTCAATTGCCTCTTTGA
- the rppA gene encoding two-component system response regulator RppA produces MKILLVEDDLEQLEPMQTALSEFGYWVDGIEDGEIAHWLMFQKEYDLLILDWMLPKVSGLELCQQYRNSGKTTPILMLTAKDTINDKVTGLDAGADDYLVKPVNIIELLARVRALSRRSPVWQGDRLQVADLQLNMTTLNLERQATTVSLSPREFQLLEYFLRHPYQVLTRNQIEEYLWEWGEEPESNAITAAVRRLRQRLKLVNAEDWIETVYGMGYRLNPPSQGSAV; encoded by the coding sequence ATGAAGATTTTATTAGTAGAAGACGACCTCGAACAATTAGAACCAATGCAAACCGCTTTGTCAGAATTTGGTTATTGGGTAGATGGTATCGAAGATGGAGAAATAGCCCATTGGCTAATGTTTCAAAAAGAGTATGATTTACTGATTTTAGATTGGATGCTGCCGAAAGTTAGTGGTTTAGAACTTTGTCAACAATATCGCAATTCTGGTAAAACTACTCCAATTTTAATGTTGACGGCTAAAGATACTATTAACGACAAAGTAACGGGTTTAGATGCGGGTGCAGATGATTATTTGGTTAAACCTGTTAATATCATTGAACTTTTAGCTAGAGTAAGAGCTTTATCAAGGCGATCGCCTGTGTGGCAAGGAGATCGTCTTCAAGTGGCAGATCTTCAGTTGAATATGACTACCTTAAATCTAGAACGACAAGCTACTACCGTCTCGTTATCGCCTCGTGAATTTCAGTTACTAGAGTATTTTTTGCGTCATCCCTATCAAGTTCTGACTCGAAACCAAATTGAAGAGTATTTGTGGGAGTGGGGTGAAGAACCAGAAAGTAATGCTATAACCGCAGCCGTGCGGAGGCTAAGACAGCGTTTAAAACTAGTTAATGCAGAAGACTGGATCGAAACTGTTTACGGTATGGGTTACCGTCTCAATCCCCCTTCACAAGGTAGTGCTGTTTGA
- a CDS encoding YihY/virulence factor BrkB family protein, which translates to MIRYIRSTLLPYIRSTILPSKPAQLLLQTGLKWDRDNCSGMAAALSYYALFSLFPMLLVILSVISSLIGSNTEAFQHIKEVIERFLPPEVHDLIKGTIIALNENSVGAGIVGFGLLLWTGSTVFAILRNSVNQIWRSHNPTSAPEPIWMAVISFLINQLLAFLLVFGIALLLLTSLISKIAIETVLKLVATFEGNFSLIQVDELLLTKGLQTSSSFFILALAACILFKILPSVYVTWRDVWLGALLTALLLVVLQQLVSNSVISIGSQFVAYGVIGSVMILLLWIYLTCQIFFIGCEFSYVYAHLFGSRRHRKMG; encoded by the coding sequence ATGATTCGATATATCCGCTCTACCCTTCTACCCTATATTCGCTCGACTATCCTACCTTCAAAACCGGCTCAACTATTACTTCAAACTGGACTGAAATGGGATCGAGATAATTGCTCTGGTATGGCTGCTGCTCTATCGTATTATGCTCTTTTTTCACTGTTTCCGATGCTGTTGGTTATCCTGAGTGTTATCAGTTCGTTAATTGGCTCCAATACAGAAGCATTTCAACATATTAAAGAAGTGATAGAGCGGTTTTTGCCTCCAGAAGTTCACGATTTAATTAAAGGAACTATCATTGCTCTCAACGAAAATAGTGTTGGAGCGGGAATCGTTGGATTTGGCTTGCTTTTATGGACAGGTAGTACCGTCTTCGCTATTCTGAGGAATTCAGTCAATCAAATTTGGCGATCGCATAATCCAACTTCTGCACCAGAACCCATTTGGATGGCAGTGATTTCCTTTCTCATTAACCAACTTCTGGCATTTTTGTTAGTATTCGGCATTGCCTTATTACTTCTGACTTCCTTAATTTCAAAAATTGCGATCGAGACTGTCCTTAAACTGGTTGCAACCTTTGAAGGTAACTTTTCCTTAATTCAAGTTGACGAACTACTATTAACTAAAGGGCTTCAGACAAGTTCATCTTTTTTTATTCTGGCTTTGGCTGCCTGCATTTTGTTCAAAATTTTGCCCTCTGTTTATGTAACCTGGCGTGATGTCTGGTTGGGTGCGCTACTCACTGCTTTATTGCTAGTGGTATTACAGCAACTGGTTAGTAATAGTGTCATTTCGATTGGCAGTCAATTCGTTGCTTATGGGGTGATTGGAAGCGTTATGATTCTCTTGCTATGGATCTATCTGACTTGTCAAATCTTTTTTATTGGCTGCGAGTTTTCCTATGTTTATGCACACCTTTTTGGGAGTCGTCGTCATAGAAAGATGGGATGA